The Leguminivora glycinivorella isolate SPB_JAAS2020 chromosome 1, LegGlyc_1.1, whole genome shotgun sequence genome includes a region encoding these proteins:
- the LOC125231161 gene encoding ras-like protein 2, with translation MSRPGDRPNQAQTYKLVVVGGGGVGKSAITIQFIQSYFVTDYDPTIEDSYTKQCVIDDIPAKLDILDTAGQEEFSAMREQYMRSGEGFLLVFSVAEHSSFDEIYKFHKQILRVKDRDEFPMLMVGNKADLEAQRVVSLEEAQALSRQLKVPYIECSAKARMNVDQAFHELVRLVRRFQEAERVHIKAEHGRKSKKCAIL, from the exons ATGTCTCGGCCCGGAGATAGACCTAATCAAGCGCAGACGTATAAACTAGTCGTCGTGGGGGGTGGTGGTGTTGGAAAAAGTGCAATCACTATACAGTTTATCCAG agtTATTTCGTGACCGACTACGACCCTACGATTGAAGACAGCTACACGAAGCAATGCGTGATAGACGATATTCCCGCGAAATTGGACA TCCTGGACACAGCGGGCCAGGAGGAGTTCTCCGCCATGCGGGAACAGTACATGCGCTCAGGAGAGGGCTTCCTCCTCGTCTTCTCCGTGGCCGAACACTCCAGCTTTGACGAAATATACAAGTTCCACAAGCAGATACTACGTGTGAAGGATAGGGATGAGTTCCCCATGCTTATGGTGGGGAATAAGGCTGATTTGGAGGCACAAAGAGTG GTATCCCTAGAAGAGGCGCAAGCCCTCTCCCGCCAACTGAAAGTCCCCTACATAGAATGCAGCGCCAAAGCGCGCATGAACGTGGACCAAGCCTTCCACGAGCTGGTGCGCCTCGTGCGCCGGTTCCAGGAGGCCGAGCGAGTCCACATCAAGGCGGAACACGGCAGGAAGAGTAAGAAGTGCGCCATTTTGTAA
- the LOC125231070 gene encoding calcineurin-binding protein cabin-1-like gives MIKIAALNDESEEESGSEEEVTKEALEQIALQQYAKALELQRKGNLKDATQLLKDLLDTELLYDIKKPAQGEKISGPLLNLKYLCYKNLATILSSSDVDAAIDCYCAASELDDTDVTLWHRLGQLCMRGKRYETALHAFQRGADRNPRHWPCLDKIVILLMGLDFHEECVSAIYDTLQLDPGYLRGLAYRKHIFTTYPYIKDFMEYLNPMYKWNEKDDDPIDEEEAKKLLKEAEEIHEEFIEQQRKQKHKYVLPHLKLQKPINDLTWKSVGESLIHMHQYISDNFYSHACFIDVIFEKEDKQEPMEVCEEPKKDEAPEKAEENAESDKNNDIVSENDNEMSDKDKAATDTEKVESDIETAATDAPAEAQPEAKTQKKQPVRRRGSALSFLQQWEWCTKRRSGRKKTTNKVDKLSNNIYDTLRRLVPPCLTSDNTTDKKEAGEPSPDVRDLDKLFDEKDQPEKRDTEYFGSEVENNDVQQFINKYIENKKDIIDILNDFLQILAGNWKLKWPEGLSTIFIECNKCYKNHIDVPACTGDNHDDLRHYTAVNILVEEFLVNEKMNVNDSKDTHDLDVIESIGLILTMNPHIFSGIDCLEYMLRYLWVKVHINLLNKSDELCLDALYQLSFEFEAMGECSERYSLQIINFTFKPIINNDEIDEYIKFLERNKKLSTVMELYDQGHYEEVLSIIIDSFEHCKTIARKQEEEMSLDFAVQLSLILDTYWALEKVNECFKWSLICLHEALKHYFRYTSGSEDYNKWTLAVVKILCCMEHILTTEGLVCLDTVSQKDISQGLEDLIRIIGHQVETNATEMPFGTIIPWIILHYILQREEDQGRVAVPNDGDKSDDDVPNPIMVLFIGHQQLGDRGWCCSSDGKLLYFILDTIVPRIRSPALAKSAEQLLQYMEQCVFCLFGHPSRKSKVKYLADHNVTPHSLDWHRAQQLYEIFRPPTLPELEGKVSAITADTEQLFHRILALLPSECDPHKYVPDIEKYIKGVETKLPTVPTLLPYKMKDIYFLLGDHYFKREEAKMAVKFNILDVIVNNNRLESWAQIALAKAMNLERLLNSCKNLNNEKEFLNPARSTIRCFKRSLQLDPEHCNMWIEYGMFVYIIHSFCSRALKQASESLSMDDFASLEKQKEDMLDTTQKCFTTVDDLNSGTNEDKSDEDSWLYFYMLGKVAEKRNKPPAVYLDYYSKAVTMLQKTDAIYPLKINYNAPVHLCIEVLELHYRIHASILKYIEQHENKPIPASVGKVFQACIDEWRRGPFSRKSAKDREDAAKESEKAEAKQNEPVQAANILKRSVSDAGEEDNLEAKRLKLEAAAAKVRRSASYDTERLNASKEISSAQNTEPATNVETETTKPVEDVLMGEKKDETVTLPAEHETISEVQKPQEKPEIPQVAEQTVEEKEKVNPDKKEETSSSSSSSSDSSSSDSTSDSSSSNSSRDSESSNKSANESKPLTEEETMKIINACIYALEDCASRFPPHYKAIYRLAHYHFYFKKGKNIERCRDLMLSTFTSTFGLSIGGLFSERRMTNFFNNIWKIPVMEVERAGGFAFHMNRCVLLTMEILKEIDDHKTLLDLSLQLQRIPEPDKRYLRDADREELAQQAFSLSVQSLKGQVLKFSQQPDLKSNDIEQQALKSLMLDIYKSYQRTQKQSNSKQFVNLIIDAYKLITTMPITENTNLVDVSLKYCQSIARSSLKQLNNLDNLEKTQNAQKKQAAKLAGAAETSKAKEAPSQSKSDPKVTMSLPTPLPAAGSGLPKMSQHEMAAAFQNYLPMLNDPMLSQQTAAALSLSYLSNALAGYTSLQNTLQNSLQNSLQNSFQAEFYRQFLGQSFSPYNVPPPAKKQKRGPKPKPNPLSNPLKPSKSFSGTTSLTKSVSKNTTSSIQKPVSSLQKPSPSNLPKTSSSLQKSTSAPLAPSMGTVLASLPASMTAGLSNYNPPPISSHSVPTQAHMSTSSTVNTAIHSKPPQLHQQVSPGKTLQEKLAERQKNMPTMSKSTQNISSQEINASISRLPSSLTITKTGVAKQASQSVIQGKKPEAKKSLSFNEPETRPKPTISSDEVIVLDDD, from the coding sequence ATGATTAAAATAGCAGCATTAAACGACGAGTCCGAAGAAGAAAGTGGATCTGAAGAAGAAGTCACAAAAGAAGCCTTGGAACAAATAGCATTGCAACAATATGCAAAGGCTCTCGAGTTACAACGAAAAGGCAATTTAAAGGACGCTACCCAATTACTCAAGGACCTCCTGGATACGGAGCTACTCTATGATATTAAGAAACCAGCGCAAGGTGAGAAAATATCAGGTCCTTTGCTTAatctaaaatatttatgttataAGAATCTTGCAACAATTTTGAGTAGTTCTGATGTAGATGCCGCCATTGATTGTTATTGTGCGGCCTCGGAACTTGACGATACTGACGTTACATTATGGCATCGCCTTGGGCAACTGTGTATGCGTGGAAAACGGTACGAAACAGCCCTCCATGCCTTCCAACGCGGTGCCGACCGCAACCCGCGCCACTGGCCGTGCCTCGACAAAATTGTCATTCTACTGATGGGACTAGACTTTCATGAAGAATGTGTATCAGCTATCTATGATACACTACAACTGGACCCGGGATATCTCAGAGGTTTAGCTTACAGAAAACACATATTCACTACCTACCCATACATTAAAGATTTTATGGAATATCTTAACCCTATGTACAAATGGAATGAAAAAGATGATGATCCAATTGATGAAGAAGAAGCTAAGAAACTACTAAAAGAAGCAGAGGAGATACATGAGGAATTCATAGAGCAACAAAGAAAACAAAAGCACAAATATGTATTACCCCACTTAAAATTGCAAAAGCCAATTAATGATTTGACTTGGAAATCAGTTGGGGAATCTTTGATACACATGCATCAATATATCTCAGACAATTTCTACAGTCATGCCTGTTTTATAGATGTCATATTTGAAAAGGAAGATAAACAGGAACCTATGGAAGTATGTGAAGAGCCAAAGAAAGATGAAGCTCCTGAAAAAGCCGAAGAAAATGCAGAAAgtgataaaaataatgatattgtGTCAGAGAATGACAATGAAATGTCAGATAAAGACAAGGCTGCCACTGATACAGAGAAAGTTGAGAGTGACATTGAGACTGCTGCTACAGATGCACCTGCTGAGGCACAGCCTGAAGCTAAAACTCAAAAGAAACAGCCTGTGAGAAGACGAGGGAGTGCTCTCAGCTTCTTGCAACAATGGGAGTGGTGCACCAAACGGCGCTCTGGCAGAAAGAAGACAACCAACAAAGTGGACAAACTAAGCAATAACATCTATGATACTTTAAGGAGATTGGTGCCACCTTGCCTGACTTCTGACAATACTACTGATAAAAAAGAAGCAGGGGAGCCTTCTCCAGATGTTAGAGATCTAGACAAGCTGTTTGATGAAAAAGATCAGCCTGAGAAAAGAGATACTGAATATTTTGGTTCTGAGGTTGAGAATAATGATGTGCAACAGTTCATTAACAAGTACATTGAAAATAAGAAAGATataattgatattttaaatGATTTTCTACAGATTTTAGCAGGAAATTGGAAATTAAAATGGCCTGAAGGTCTCTCAACTATATTTATCGAATGTAATAAATGCTACAAAAATCACATTGATGTACCAGCTTGTACTGGAGACAACCACGATGACTTGAGACACTACACTGCAGTTAATATTTTGGTTGAAGAGTTTCTAGTTAACGAAAAGATGAATGTAAATGATAGTAAAGACACACATGATCTAGACGTGATTGAGTCTATCGGCTTGATTCTTACTATGAATCCACACATATTTTCAGGAATTGATTGTCTGGAATATATGTTGCGCTATCTTTGGGTTAAAGTACATATTAATCTATTGAATAAAAGTGATGAACTTTGTTTAGATGCCTTGTATCAACTATCCTTTGAATTTGAAGCAATGGGGGAATGCAGTGAAAGGTATAGTCTGCAAATTATTAACTTTACCTTTAAACCAATCATAAACAATGATGAAATAGACGAATATATAAAATTCTTAGAGAGAAATAAAAAACTATCAACAGTTATGGAGTTATATGACCAAGGTCACTATGAAGAAGTATTGTCTATTATCATAGATTCATTTGAACATTGTAAGACAATAGCTAGAAAACAAGAAGAAGAGATGTCTTTAGATTTTGCTGTGCAACTGTCTCTTATTTTGGACACCTACTGGGCACTAGAAAAAGTTAATGAATGCTTTAAATGGTCTTTGATATGCTTACATGAGGCCTTAAAACACTATTTTCGGTATACATCAGGTTCAGAAGATTATAATAAGTGGACCCTTGCTGTTGTAAAGATACTCTGCTGTATGGAGCACATTCTTACTACAGAAGGCTTGGTTTGTTTAGATACAGTTAGCCAAAAAGATATTAGTCAAGGTTTGGAAGATCTGATCAGAATAATAGGGCATCAGGTTGAAACCAATGCTACAGAGATGCCTTTTGGTACAATCATACCTTGGATTATACTGCACTATATTCTACAACGGGAAGAAGATCAAGGACGAGTAGCAGTGCCCAATGATGGTGATAAAAGTGATGATGATGTTCCGAATCCTATAATGGTGTTATTTATTGGACATCAACAACTTGGTGACAGAGGCTGGTGCTGCAGTTCTGATGGGAAACTGCTGTACTTTATTTTGGATACAATAGTGCCACGAATACGATCGCCAGCTTTAGCAAAGTCAGCTGAACAACTATTGCAGTACATGGAACAATGCGTCTTTTGCTTATTCGGCCATCCAAGTAGAAAGAGTAAGGTTAAATATTTGGCAGACCATAATGTAACGCCACACTCATTAGATTGGCATAGAGCTCAGCAGCTTTACGAAATATTTAGGCCTCCCACACTTCCCGAACTCGAGGGTAAGGTTTCAGCCATAACAGCTGACACAGAACAACTCTTCCATCGCATTTTAGCATTACTGCCTTCAGAATGCGATCCACATAAGTACGTCCCCgatattgaaaaatatataaaaggtGTTGAAACGAAACTTCCAACCGTACCTACACTCTTGCCGTACAAGATGAAAGATATTTACTTTTTGTTGGGCGATCATTACTTTAAACGAGAAGAAGCCAAAATGGCAGTTAAGTTCAACATACTCGACGTTATCGTCAATAACAACCGTTTGGAGTCTTGGGCGCAAATAGCTCTGGCAAAAGCCATGAACTTGGAAAGGCTATTGAACTCCTGCAAGAATCTCAACAACGAAAAGGAGTTTTTGAATCCAGCACGATCGACGATAAGATGCTTTAAGCGTTCTTTGCAATTAGACCCAGAACATTGTAACATGTGGATAGAATACGGAATGTTCGTGTAcattatacattcattttgcTCCCGTGCTTTGAAACAAGCCAGCGAGTCTCTGAGCATGGATGATTTTGCGTCGCTCGAAAAGCAAAAAGAAGACATGTTGGATACTACGCAAAAATGTTTCACTACTGTAGACGACCTCAATAGTGGCACCAATGAGGATAAATCCGACGAGGACTCATGGCTTTACTTTTATATGTTAGGCAAAGTAGCCGAAAAACGGAACAAACCACCTGCGGTCTATTTAGATTATTATTCAAAAGCCGTAACAATGCTACAAAAGACGGACGCGATATACCCTCTCAAAATTAACTATAATGCGCCCGTGCATCTCTGCATTGAAGTTTTAGAACTGCACTACAGAATACATGCCTCTattttgaaatatattgaaCAACACGAGAATAAACCAATTCCGGCATCAGTTGGAAAAGTATTTCAGGCATGTATAGACGAATGGAGGAGGGGACCGTTCTCAAGGAAATCTGCAAAGGATCGAGAGGATGCGGCTAAAGAATCTGAAAAAGCTGAAGCAAAACAAAACGAACCAGTTCAAGCCGCTAATATACTGAAACGTTCTGTGAGTGACGCCGGCGAAGAAGATAACCTGGAAGCGAAACGGCTTAAACTTGAGGCCGCGGCGGCGAAAGTTCGACGTTCGGCTTCTTATGACACTGAAAGACTGAATGCTAGTAAAGAAATTAGCTCAGCTCAAAATACTGAACCAGCTACTAATGTGGAGACTGAAACAACAAAACCTGTTGAAGATGTGCTAATGGGAGAGAAAAAGGATGAAACAGTAACTTTACCTGCAGAACACGAAACAATATCTGAGGTTCAAAAACCGCAAGAAAAACCAGAAATACCACAAGTTGCAGAACAAACAGtagaagaaaaagaaaaagtaaacCCAGACAAAAAGGAAGAAACTAGTAGCTCATCATCTTCTTCATCAGATTCCAGCTCAAGTGACTCCACGTCAGATAGCAGTAGTAGTAATTCTAGTAGAGATAGTGAATCATCCAATAAATCTGCCAACGAGTCAAAGCCGCTAACGGAAGAAGAAactatgaaaataataaatgcATGTATATATGCACTAGAAGACTGCGCTAGCAGATTTCCTCCGCACTATAAAGCAATTTATCGATTGGCacattatcatttttatttcaaaaagggGAAAAATATTGAGAGATGTCGGGATCTAATGTTATCCACGTTTACGTCGACTTTTGGTTTGTCAATCGGGGGACTGTTTAGTGAGAGAAGAATGACCAATTTCTTCAACAACATCTGGAAGATTCCAGTGATGGAGGTTGAGAGAGCTGGAGGTTTCGCATTCCACATGAATCGGTGTGTCCTGCTTACTATGGAAATATTAAAAGAGATAGATGACCATAAAACATTACTCGACTTGAGTCTGCAGTTGCAAAGGATCCCTGAACCGGACAAAAGATACTTGCGTGACGCAGACAGGGAGGAACTAGCACAACAAGCATTCTCTCTGTCAGTACAATCGCTGAAAGGACAAGTGCTTAAGTTCAGTCAGCAGCCAGACTTGAAGAGCAACGATATCGAACAACAGGCGCTAAAAAGCCTCATGCTCGACATTTACAAATCCTACCAGAGAACGCAGAAACAGTCCAATTCTAAACAGTTCGTTAACTTAATCATTGATGCTTACAAACTTATCACGACGATGCCCATTACAGAAAATACTAATCTCGTAGACGTCAGTCTGAAATATTGCCAATCCATCGCTCGATCGTCGTTGAAACAGTTGAATAACCTTGATAATTTAGAGAAAACTCAAAATGCACAGAAGAAGCAAGCAGCTAAGCTGGCAGGAGCTGCTGAAACTTCAAAGGCAAAAGAAGCGCCTAGTCAAAGTAAATCAGATCCAAAAGTTACTATGTCTCTGCCGACGCCTCTACCCGCGGCGGGCAGTGGGCTTCCGAAGATGTCACAACACGAAATGGCAGCCGCTTTCCAAAACTATTTGCCCATGTTGAACGACCCAATGCTCTCCCAACAAACTGCGGCTGCACTCTCCCTCTCCTACCTGAGCAACGCTTTAGCGGGATACACTTCCCTCCAAAACACCTTACAGAACTCACTCCAAAATTCGCTACAGAATTCCTTCCAAGCAGAATTTTACCGCCAGTTCCTCGGGCAGAGCTTCTCCCCGTACAACGTGCCGCCGCCCGCTAAGAAACAAAAACGTGGCCCGAAACCGAAACCTAATCCTTTAAGTAACCCTTTGAAGCCGTCTAAATCTTTTAGTGGCACCACTTCCTTAACAAAATCAGTCAGTAAGAATACGACTAGCAGTATACAAAAACCCGTCAGCAGCTTGCAAAAGCCCTCACCGAGTAATTTGCCCAAAACATCAAGCAGTTTGCAGaagtcaacatcagctcctttAGCTCCAAGCATGGGGACAGTGTTGGCCAGTCTTCCAGCCTCGATGACTGCTGGATTAAGCAACTACAATCCGCCTCCTATTTCCTCTCATTCTGTACCCACACAGGCGCACATGTCTACGTCATCTACTGTTAATACGGCAATCCACTCGAAACCACCGCAGCTCCACCAGCAAGTTAGCCCTGGGAAAACTCTACAGGAGAAACTAGCAGAGCGTCAGAAAAATATGCCGACAATGAGTAAATCTACCCAAAACATTAGCTCACAGGAAATCAATGCTTCAATAAGTAGATTGCCTTCATCTCTAACGATTACAAAGACTGGCGTTGCGAAGCAGGCATCACAGTCGGTTATACAAGGCAAAAAGCCAGAGGCTAAAAAGTCACTTTCATTTAATGAGCCTGAAACTCGCCCTAAACCTACTATATCCTCAGATGAAGTTATCGTATTGGATGATGATTAA